The genomic region AATTCTATACGCACCACTACCAATTAATTAGATAACAGAAATAGCTTAAAGTATATctatttgtttatttgtttatttatttgacaTTTTAGTTGCTTTAATTTCCGTACATATAACAGATTTAATTCACATCATGTGAGATTTCGTGATTCATTTTACTTCTGTTTTTTTAAATCCAATTGAAAAATGAGTTGTGAGACAGAAGTCAAAAGGTTTTGCCACTTTCTCATCACTATACAAACCGTTCATGTATGCAATTTCATAAGCTTCAATTATTTCTTTATTTCAGTGGTCATGTATGATGCATATCGTAATCTTATCATGCATATCATAATCTTATCATACACTTCAATTATCTCTTTATTTCAGACTTAATGATGTCATGTATGATGCATATCATAATCTTATCATACACTTCAATTATTTCTTTATTTCAGTCTTAATGATGTCATGTATGATGCATATCATAAtcttaggctggagggtgtgggagACGTCATCCCTCCACCTCAGCCATCTATAGCGCCACCCCTCCGCCATCATCCATACCATCAAATTCAATGGGGGGCGCCATGGTTGAAGCGCTACCATGGTAACGAGGCAGATGAATGTGTTTAGGTGGGGCCCACAACATGTCatccaatcaattttttttttaattttgttaaaTAGGGGGTTTCATCTCACACCGTGCAAGTTAAAAGGGGGCGTTATAAAGCCCCCTGACTGACGTGGAGCCTACGTGGCACTGACGTGTcttgataaagcccctaggggctccatcccacaccctccagccttataCTATACAATTTCATACATTTCAATTACTTAATTGTGTTTGTAGCTCAGTGGTACGAAACAAAGCTTCTTTAGAAAAGACTCAGATTCTAACCTTAGACAAAGTGTAATTTAGGAGTAGTgtgatgtgtgtgtgtttagcctttcaaaaaaaattatttttgcgTTCATTCTTAACGATGTCATGTCTgatgtatagtatagtatagtataatataGTCTTATTCTATACCATACAATATAATATACACTAACTAATAGTATATATACAAGGCTTCAATCTATGTGGTACGAAGGTGAAATACACAAAGCAACCCACACTCCCTACGAAGAAATACACAAAGCGATACCCAAACTCTCTACAAAATAAATTTTGATACCCGTTTCACCTTATTAAATATAATATGTGTTTTATTTCCTTTTTAAAGGCTTTTATACGTTAAACGAGAATATAGATGTAGGAGTTGACCAAAACCCTCTAAGAGTCACATGCCAAATGCTAGACTCAATTATAGTGAGAGTTGATGGATCTAAATTGATGTATTCAATATTTGGTGTTCATGGCATATGCTACTCAACTCAACCATACCATTTAACTTTCTAAATTCACAAATTGCTTATAAGTTATAAAGTCTATATCCATTAACTATAAACCTTGCTTTCGTAAATTGTATCAATAACCATTGTCAAATCTTTTAACCAAGTATCGTTTTTGCCTTTTATTCAAATATTCAATCAATGACGAGAGGTCAAATTACAAAGAAAACGGTGTTAGATATTCGTATTAATAATACGCTAGTAATAAGTAATAAAGGTAACTAGAAGTGTGATGAAAAATCATTTAGAAAGTCCAATTCTAATGTGCTACCAATGTGACAACACATCTATACCAGTTATAATTTATATATGTGACTCTAGTGTTATTAACATTGAGTTACGAAAAAATTATCAATGTGATTATAAAGTTAGTATTTTGAAGACTCATATACACACATACAATACACTCATGTTTGAGATAATATTTCATTTTATAATTTATTGAGTGTCAAGTCGCATTATACTCTTACACTAAAACTTTTCCAGATTTactaatttttatatttaactaTATATAAGATTCCAAACTTATATAAAGTGAAAAGAAATTTACGAGCAACAACACATTACAACCcttgtatttttttattcaatTAAATTGAATAATATTGAAAAATACAACAAAATAAATAATTGAACGGCtgaaaataatttaataaaaaatgtaATTGTAGTGGTTGAAGAATCTCTACTTGTGTGCAGCAATCACTTTAGTTAAGCATCAAATAAAACATGTTAGGCCTAAGAATTTATAGACGGGGGGACCATTTAATTTCTGACTTCTATTTATTTATATTTCTCAAGCAACAAAAGGTGTCATGGGAAGATTAGAGAGTTTTCAGCTTAAATAAATATGTAGTATAATTTTAGTTTTGgttctggttttttttttttttttttttttttctgcttCTCTGTTTCTCAGCTTCCAGCGGCTGGGGGTTTGGTTTGTGGTCTTTGGTTTTAATAAAGTGGTTCCTTTtgctattaaaaaaaaaaactatttgaagaAAATTCATTTTTGTTTGTTGCATTTTTTTGTCCTCAGTTAATTTTTATATGATAATCAGAAAATGTGTATATATCATTTCTTGAAGCTCTTTATATGATTCTTTTTTATTCTacctttttttttaattacaGTTTAGAAGCTAAAAGTTGCTCTAGTTAATATTGTTTTAAAAAGGAGATAAAAGTATTTGCGAGGTTTTAATTTTTCGTAATTTGATGTATCGAGAATCTTTAATCAACTTGGTAAAACTAAGTTTTctataatattatttaaatttaaatttatcttatatattaattaatataaaaatcAAAATAACATAGGTAATTAAATAAGATACTAAAGCGGTAATTGATTGGACCTCCAACTCCTTTACGTTAAGAGAGACATTAAGCTCGCGCTTAGGTCGTTTTGCAGCATAAAATGATGGCTTGATCTAGTAATTTTAAAAGCTTATACTCACGTCTAGTTTGTTTATTATTTACAATTTCagtatttttttttgtgtgtctATATCACTATATATTGACAAATTTTTTTATACATAATCTTGCGAGTCAAGCTCTAGCTGAGCTTTGGCTCGTTTTAGCTATTAAAGCGAGTTGAAGCCAAGCTTTTAGCTTTGAGACTTGTAAGGATGGTTACTACTATTATACCATGGTTAGTGAGAAAAAATTTAATGACCATCTAAATTTGTGAGAGAGAAGAGGTGATCTTTTTTCTTcaaagtgtgtgtgagagagatgAGGTGATATTTTTCTTAAAAGTGTGAGGTTTGTGATGATCCCTTAGGGAGGCGGGGTGGAGAACTTTTTCTCCGTGATGTCCATAATTCACGTGTGGAAGTTTCAATTTTTCCACCGCCACGAACATACTTCAACACGTGAAGGATTGTTTCGGTGATAAAATCAACGCGTGATGAGGAAAggatgtgagggggtgtgagAGTTTATTTTTGGGTGCTGTGAGTGATGAGCATTGCcactaaaaaaagttgtgagtgatggaataatggttgatgataTGGCAGAATTtgattggatattgtgagtgGTGAGTGATCACCACCCCCTCCCCCTTACAACATGTAAGGGAGAAGTTGGAGCAACCTCTACCATATTAAAGAGAAGTTCCACCCTTTTAGAGATAATCTTGTACATTAACATGCTCAAACAACTAGAAATAATGCTTAACCAACTATGAATCTTGTAAATTAACATGCTCAAAACAACAAACGTGTTTGACATTGTTAAAAATTGCCAATTCTGGTAACAATCGCATAAAGACCAAATAAAATCACCCAAATCTTTTTATCACAACAACCCAACATTAATTTGCATGGAGAAACTTACAAGTTACAATGAGAAATACTTGAAACACATAATTCTTTGTAGTTTTGTATAGGACTAGTGGTTATTATATACATTACATACAAATGCAATTAACAACTAAGGAGGAAACATACAAGTAACACAGACCCACACTACAAATTCACATCATAATACAATCAATTTCATATTAATATAAAATGTAAAAACAAAGGGACCATCAACTAGACTGATTTCTTATATAGTTATATGCATCAGTCAAGACTTCTTAATCCAGTACGACTGACCTTACACGCTTGGTGAAGCAGTCATCAACTTGTAACACCAAAAATCACAGCAATTGTTCCAATTATAGCCTGCATAGCAAATTTGCGTATAATTATTTTAAATTTCAATTCCATTGAATTCAAACGAACCAAACACCTCCTTAGTCTTTTACTGAACACTGATCGGTTGATATTTAAGGTAATAAAGTTATGATTAAGTAATATATGTCTACTAAAAACACAAGAAATCTTACAGCGATTAGACACGCAACATATCCAGGTTTCTCTCTGTTATCGTATTGAGCAAATAGTAGAATGAATGCTCCAACATACCAGGGGATTGCAGCTACGAAGAAACCCAAAATGAACCTTGAAAGTAAAGATATATCAGATGGATGTTAACGCAGTTTCACTAGGAAAAGTGACTGAATAAGAGTAAACCATCCTAAAGCAGGAGAGGACTTTAAGACGTTTGGCAAACTGATTCCCCGTTAAATAAAGTTTCACGGTGAAGATGTATACTAAGTGCGGTGGTGTTTCTTTTAGTTTTGAGTTAATTTGTACAATTATGCCAGTTCAGAGTTCCgatcaaatttcaaatttgtaccatttctgtcattgacattcttgaaacatgccaGTTCCGTCCAAAAAACTAACGTCTGTTAAAACCTGTTGTTAAATGAAGGGTAAAAACgtcattttccttttttttattttcctttctctTAAAAGGGGTGGGATTTTAATAGggtataaaaaaagaaaataaaagaaaaatggaaaatgACATTTTACCCTTCATTAAACAACAGGTTTTAACAGACGTTAGTTTTTTGGACGAAACTGGCATGGTTCAAAAATGTCGAGGACGGAAATGGTACAAATTCAAAATTTGGCCTGAACTGGCATAAAtggacaaaccacaaggaccaaaatggcaggTAACTCTTTAATTTTTTTATCCAATACCAAAACCTTCTATAATGTTGGTACTGACTACTAAAACTACCCTGCTTCTTGTATTAATAACTGAAACTGAAAACTTTAGAAAAAGGTTAGTTTAGTGGTAATTACTTAATACCAATCAGGCCCACGCCATAATCTTTACTTTAATACCTACCTAATCTTGGCCACTAAATGGTAAGATGACTGCAGCACATGTTGGGATTTCAGGATGCTGGGAAACATTTATTTAATCCCCAAAAGCAACCAATAATTATGGAAAACTGAAAGTAACACCACATAAAGAAACCTCTATCCCATTCTGGCAGGTTAATTAATGATATATTAAGGTGGAAAAGGTAACAGAAAAGTGATAAAACTTCAATTCATAAATCACAAATATGCTTGTTTGTAATAATATCCACAGCAGCTTCAATCATTGCAAGGAAACTTCTGACTCAAACAGGTAATGTCCTTAAGACCAAACATAACTCTGGGCTGCACAttggtattttttttaaatcctaCTTCACCGGGAATTAGATGCATAGACAAAGGGGTGAAATTGCATCTGTCATGATGTGCATAAAGTTTATTTGTTATCGTTGAAGATcctaaccaaactttatgaaaaaaTGTTCTTTAATATTTCACATATCTTTTAAACCAAATCATTCAATTTGAACAAAGGAATGATATTCTTCGAAAGGAGCATATGCAAAGAGTAAACACATCCAAGAAACCAATAAGGCAATAATATTTGACTTCATTATGTAACAAGAAGATGACTTACAAAAACCATCCAATACCAATACCACAGCAAGGAAGGCGAGGTTCTCTCACAGGTCGTCCTTCAGCAACAACATAACCTAGAATACCATATACATTGCTAAAATATAGTCAACACATCTTAAGAAACTAATTAAGCTTTTGTACAACTAGCTTAACAATCTGAAGTCAGTCTCAAGGATCTATAATGTTATGATCATTATCCATCAACAACCACCTCAAAACTTTTTAACTCAAAAAATAGTCAAACATCAATATCTACTTATGAAATTGGCAGGTCACAATGATCTATATCACCTACAATTAGTATAAACTATAAGGTACCAGAAATAAAACATCATTTATATAAATCTGATATTCAATCCAACAGTAACATGATCCACTCATCCACATTGCGAAATATGTTGTTAATCATGCTTCAAATACAACACTATTAACTAAATCTAACGGTTCTAGAGGTTACACGACTTCAGCAACAAGTAGTATCAAATATTAACCGTGTAATTGACTTTGACGCAAGGAGTTTGACTTATTCATCATACCTGCAACGGCTTGGTAGCCGTGAACATAAGGATCAACCGACGGTCCGCCGTGAGCTCCGGGAGGCGGAACAGGCTGAGGAAATCCGATCACCGGCTGAAAAGTGCCGTACTGATGCGCCGGTGCCGGTGACGGTTGCGGTTGATCCGGATGATGTTGGTACTGATGTTGATTGTTGTCCTTTCCTGGTTCACTCATGATTTTGATTTCTTGTTGGAGAAGAAATTGAAGGTGTGAAGTAACTGATGCAAGTTTTTCAAGGGTTTTGAGTTAGATCTTTTGTGTAACGGAAATTGTATCGAAATGTGTTTGTGTACAGCTAATTCGTGTGTGTCAACTGTCATTGACTAATTGGGTATGGACACGTAGGTGTTTGATTGAGAGTACAATTTGCTGTCataaaatttaattaataatttaatTTATAGTTTATATCGTTCTGTATTAAAAAAAGTAATAATTTTGTAAATGGTTGTGATTTGTCGAGTAGTCGACGTCCA from Helianthus annuus cultivar XRQ/B chromosome 10, HanXRQr2.0-SUNRISE, whole genome shotgun sequence harbors:
- the LOC110885951 gene encoding 60S ribosomal protein L18a-like protein — protein: MSEPGKDNNQHQYQHHPDQPQPSPAPAHQYGTFQPVIGFPQPVPPPGAHGGPSVDPYVHGYQAVAGYVVAEGRPVREPRLPCCGIGIGWFLFILGFFVAAIPWYVGAFILLFAQYDNREKPGYVACLIAAIIGTIAVIFGVTS